From the genome of Venturia canescens isolate UGA chromosome 11, ASM1945775v1, whole genome shotgun sequence:
GTCAAAACTGTTGCCTACTGCACTAATTCTAAGcatttggatgaaaataaaagaataatttgattgaaaatttttaaatattcaattatttgacaTTACCGTTGCACAGATCGAtgaaaacgattgaaaatttggaaaatttatcgacgtgatggacaaataataaaatggaattgaaaatattgtgaGATTCTTCTCACCAACGATCGTTGAACACCTTTCTTCACATTGATGTGAATGAATGGGTAGAAAACGTCGGAGTCGAAAGGATCGATTTTGGCAAGCACGTTATTCGTAACTTCGATGGATCTGtccattaaatttttattttcacgggGAACCATCAGCAGAGTGACGTATTTGATATCGAACAGCACTTGAAACGCTTGTTTTTGCCTCAAATTTGGATTCTGGGCTGCCTCGTCGTAGTAATCGAATAATTGGCTGGCCACATTGTCGATTATTTCGTTCATGACTTttctggaataaaaaataatgagaaaatgcATTTACAAGTTTGATGGAAAACTGATGAATGTTGAGAGAATTAGATTGAAGTTTTTGCTTACTTTGGCAAAGTATGTGGAACTATTTTGGTCAAATCCCTGGAGACTGCTGCTAAAAACTTTTGTAAATTGACCGACGGTTGATACGGGACGTGAATTTCCGATTTGATGGATTTTCCTTCTTCGGCTTCCTCCTCGATGACGACGCGTTCCCATTCGGAAACGAGTGAATAAATGTGGCTGCGATCGTCGCTGGAGTGTGTGAGGAAATTTAGTCGGTGTTCGGAAAtatattcgttgaaaaaatgtgcgtACATCGACCAAAAACGAGAACTTTCGTCTCTCGCGTGGTCGCAAATGTTCTGCCATTTAAGATTGCTCGTAACGAGACCCGGAATTTTTGAGAGAGTAAAACATTTCTTGAGGTTCGGGCAGAGATTGACGATCGCTTGGAAAAATCTACTCGCCACGATCACGTTGATTTCGAAGCGTCCGAATTTCGGATTTTTCGTTAGGAAAGAGCTTTCGAAGTATTTCGTCAGCTCGTCGATCATCGTCGTGCTCGTGTTCTGCAAATTTTCTTGAATCTCCGAACGATCGCCAAATTTATCGAAGTTTGATGAAAGATTGATGGAGAACAAATTATCCTTCGATTTTCTCGGCTTTTCTGACTCGTACAAATACTGCTCGAGATCCTTTAAAAGCGGCTCTAAGCTCAGATCGAAATTTTCACAGACTTCGACCATGTTCGGTGAGAAACCACGAGATTTCATGAGCAgtgattttttcttgttttccaTGTTTTTACCCAGTTTTTGGGGGATGTCGCTACTCGAATCTTTCCAAACCCACCACCTCAAATCGTTTTCTGGAAATTCGCACTTGGAACGTGAGACTTCGTCCAAATATTGgcacaattttgatttcaacaaattcaTGGATTCCTGCCATTTTTCTGAAATTATTTCCTTCACTCGCTTCGTCAATATCGGCTGATAATAAACAgcccaaaaattttttctcgacaGTCCCAATTCTTCGGTTATATCGTTCCAGTTTTCCAGGCTCTCCAGAGCCAAAGTTTCTTCTCGTATATTAAAAACGCCACGAATCGACGTAACCAAATTCAACAAACGTGAAATTTCGGTTCTTCCCAATTTTTCGATCCAGGAAAACCAGGATTCTaaaattttcgacatttcTTTACGATCTACGTTTATAAATTCTTCTTTCGAAAACGGCTTGTGATTTTTTGTCACGTTTGGCAAAAATTTCTCTAACAAATCGTTGTCCAAGTCCAAGTTGTACAACATTTCTGAGGCTTTTACGTCCCGCAACTTTTTAATGTTCTCAGAGACTAAACCTTGGCCCAGATTCGCCATTTCTGGAAAATAAAAGCAAAACTTTGTTCGTCTCTTTATAAATCGACAATAAGTGGCATAAAGAAAcccaaaaaattctcatttgggaattcaaaattcaaaaattgtttattcgtgGAAAACTTACTAataaaacaggaatgaatgAGAATGACAGTGTCGCTCAATAGTTTAACGCTTAATTTAATCCTGTGACGAACACTGTGAGGATTTTCgtcttttattattgattcaaTAGCTTGGCTCCTCAAGCTAATCAACTTTTCAAGCAACTCTTTGGACGATGTCCCATCCAGAAGAACGAGCGCTGCCAAGCAGTTTGCTGCAACCTACAATTCGGATAACGAGAAGATAAACGTCTTTACCATGAATACTGATTCAAGAAAATTCACTAATTGATAAGCAATAATTAAAGGAATGATTTACCTCAGCAGACAAATCCAAGGACCTCAAAGTTTCGTTGCACTGGTCAAAGATGACATTTCTGAAATGACTAATGATGCTCCACTGCTTAGCGACGATAGGATAATTTTTTGCTAAAACCGATTGGCCAATTTCGAATGTCAAACTGTAATTAACGTGCTGTGCGAGTATGAACAATTGGGAGGCAAAAAGCATGTCTCTGTTGTCGATCGCCGACCAAATGTGCTCAGGAATGtccatcaatatttttatttgtatgacAACAGAGTCGGAAATATTATCTGAATCTCTGTaagcaaatttcaatttttctatattcgctaCAAATTCAATGCAAACaaatttccattgaaatttGTCAAATTTGTCATTACCTGGCACTGGAATTATCTGAACTATCAATTTTAAAACCAATCAAATATTTCTGCTGCAAATCGCGAAAAGTCTCTTCGATATCGGCAATTCGAGAAATAACGTTTTTCGAAGTTTCTCTCATCTCTGCAATGGTGTCTGCTGCTTGAATTAAATCACGATAACGTTCTCTGAataacagaaagaaaaaaaattagatgCATTTTTAATGGAATTAACTGATTACTTAAATGCGAGACGAATTCTGTGAGCTTCATTACTCTAATAAATGAGTAAACTCACCCGACCAACGTTCTCAATtctattttctttctatcacTCTCTAACTGAATGGCCCGTTGTATTTGCTCAATTTCCTTTATACTATGCTCCTCGAAAAGCTTATTAATATCGAGGTCGACGTACTGTTTTCCTGGCATTTTCAAAGCctttttattcaactttttattatttaattaaaacaTTATGCACGACCTGCACGACACGTAATAAAATGCTCTATTTATTGAGGTTAAGTTCGTAAACAGCTGACGACGTTTTGACAGCTTGCAATGTAAAAACCGCAAAATCTGCACGTGGCACCCCAGCGGAAACACTCGCAACTAACGACGCAGGTTATTAGCATTTAACTGCAATCGATAACCTTCGAAAACATTGAATCTCTAAGGGCGGGTTATTCCAACTTCTAGGTAGCTTATCTGGCGGGTAAAAGTATTGACTTGTAGacctttaactgtcagataggCTTATCTAGAAGTTCGAACAATCCGCCCTAACTTCATTTAATCAATTATTCATCAGTAAGAAAATCACAGAACTAAAAACATTCTTGTGTTctctttattatttcataaCTTTTCGTATGAAAACCTTTCAGCTCTGTCGGCAACGATTTCTCTAATAATCGCAAGATGACGCcaccacgaaatttcaagaaagGTCATAGGACGGCTCGTCTTGTCGGGATTTTTTTGGTGTGTAGTTCAGGGACAAAACTAATCGAAGAACTCGAACAAGTGTGTTGTCTGTCACGTATGAGGGAACACACAGCGTGGTTGTCGTTTCATCGAGACATgatactcaattttttttctactcacgCATTACGTACGAAATTTATTAGCCAAATAAATCGAGCTCTTGCtcctttttgatttttttggcgAACTGACGCTTCTTCATGTGTGTGCTTGTGTTTGCGTTTGCATGCGTGTGTCAATCGTACTCTTGACACTTTTGACGACCAATCTGTCATGATAAACGTCAAGTTTTTAtcgtaa
Proteins encoded in this window:
- the Cog1 gene encoding conserved oligomeric Golgi complex subunit 1 isoform X1; translation: MPGKQYVDLDINKLFEEHSIKEIEQIQRAIQLESDRKKIELRTLVGERYRDLIQAADTIAEMRETSKNVISRIADIEETFRDLQQKYLIGFKIDSSDNSSARDSDNISDSVVIQIKILMDIPEHIWSAIDNRDMLFASQLFILAQHVNYSLTFEIGQSVLAKNYPIVAKQWSIISHFRNVIFDQCNETLRSLDLSAEVAANCLAALVLLDGTSSKELLEKLISLRSQAIESIIKDENPHSVRHRIKLSVKLLSDTVILIHSCFIKMANLGQGLVSENIKKLRDVKASEMLYNLDLDNDLLEKFLPNVTKNHKPFSKEEFINVDRKEMSKILESWFSWIEKLGRTEISRLLNLVTSIRGVFNIREETLALESLENWNDITEELGLSRKNFWAVYYQPILTKRVKEIISEKWQESMNLLKSKLCQYLDEVSRSKCEFPENDLRWWVWKDSSSDIPQKLGKNMENKKKSLLMKSRGFSPNMVEVCENFDLSLEPLLKDLEQYLYESEKPRKSKDNLFSINLSSNFDKFGDRSEIQENLQNTSTTMIDELTKYFESSFLTKNPKFGRFEINVIVASRFFQAIVNLCPNLKKCFTLSKIPGLVTSNLKWQNICDHARDESSRFWSMYAHFFNEYISEHRLNFLTHSSDDRSHIYSLVSEWERVVIEEEAEEGKSIKSEIHVPYQPSVNLQKFLAAVSRDLTKIVPHTLPKKVMNEIIDNVASQLFDYYDEAAQNPNLRQKQAFQVLFDIKYVTLLMVPRENKNLMDRSIEVTNNVLAKIDPFDSDVFYPFIHINVKKGVQRSLLMFGNLVPHMEQLHSVLGSRSDYATSNGSRSMADPPGGLAICTGAPWFPPLAVTAPTRNLPLMPVSLPDKVQRKKTPVKEVPRNDFSGATIKSGAAAFFGAMGSDWFSTS
- the Cog1 gene encoding conserved oligomeric Golgi complex subunit 1 isoform X2, translated to MPGKQYVDLDINKLFEEHSIKEIEQIQRAIQLESDRKKIELRTLVGERYRDLIQAADTIAEMRETSKNVISRIADIEETFRDLQQKYLIGFKIDSSDNSSARDSDNISDSVVIQIKILMDIPEHIWSAIDNRDMLFASQLFILAQHVNYSLTFEIGQSVLAKNYPIVAKQWSIISHFRNVIFDQCNETLRSLDLSAEVAANCLAALVLLDGTSSKELLEKLISLRSQAIESIIKDENPHSVRHRIKLSVKLLSDTVILIHSCFIKMANLGQGLVSENIKKLRDVKASEMLYNLDLDNDLLEKFLPNVTKNHKPFSKEEFINVDRKEMSKILESWFSWIEKLGRTEISRLLNLVTSIRGVFNIREETLALESLENWNDITEELGLSRKNFWAVYYQPILTKRVKEIISEKWQESMNLLKSKLCQYLDEVSRSKCEFPENDLRWWVWKDSSSDIPQKLGKNMENKKKSLLMKSRGFSPNMVEVCENFDLSLEPLLKDLEQYLYESEKPRKSKDNLFSINLSSNFDKFGDRSEIQENLQNTSTTMIDELTKYFESSFLTKNPKFGRFEINVIVASRFFQAIVNLCPNLKKCFTLSKIPGLVTSNLKWQNICDHARDESSRFWSMYAHFFNEYISEHRLNFLTHSSDDRSHIYSLVSEWERVVIEEEAEEGKSIKSEIHVPYQPSVNLQKFLAAVSRDLTKIVPHTLPKKVMNEIIDNVASQLFDYYDEAAQNPNLRQKQAFQVLFDIKYVTLLMVPRENKNLMDRSIEVTNNVLAKIDPFDSDVFYPFIHINVKKGVQRSLLMFGNLVPHMEQLHSVLGSRSDYATSNGSRSMADPPGGLAICTGAPWFPPLAVTAPTRNLPLMPVSLPDKVQIAVFTSARKPQ